The following proteins come from a genomic window of Paramicrobacterium humi:
- the nadE gene encoding NAD(+) synthase, translating into MAEGNIAAVHLEDPEATTDELVDSIRQAARRFRRRGAVVALSGGIDSSTCVGLAVRALGAQRVRAISLPDKESSTSTVGFAEEVADEFGVSLEVRDITAPLAALGAYADRLAVVRQYEPDFDDAAGDRFSVEFETATGEGERLQSFCLNVERGDRRTRHRLGGRDFLAIMAATNLKQRLRMASTYRIADEENLLVIGTSNRLEIDQGFFVKHGDGCGDVFPLRPLLKSHVYDVAKVLKVPQAVIERAPTTDTFSAEQTQEAYFYGTSIETGDRLWLGWHEGEPAAAVAAELGMSESDVQKFFDTYRRRSEYAEYLTTTI; encoded by the coding sequence GTGGCTGAAGGAAACATCGCGGCTGTGCATCTTGAGGATCCCGAAGCGACGACGGATGAGCTGGTCGACAGCATTCGGCAGGCTGCGCGGCGGTTCCGGCGGCGCGGAGCTGTTGTCGCGCTGAGCGGCGGCATCGACTCATCGACCTGCGTGGGTCTGGCCGTGCGCGCGCTCGGTGCTCAACGTGTTCGGGCGATATCGCTCCCTGACAAGGAGAGCTCCACATCGACAGTAGGGTTCGCGGAAGAAGTCGCGGATGAGTTCGGCGTTTCACTCGAGGTGCGCGACATCACTGCCCCTCTTGCTGCCCTTGGTGCATATGCTGACCGGCTCGCCGTTGTTCGTCAATACGAGCCGGATTTCGACGACGCCGCCGGCGATCGGTTCTCCGTCGAGTTCGAGACGGCCACGGGCGAGGGCGAGCGGCTGCAGTCGTTCTGCCTCAATGTCGAACGAGGTGATCGTCGCACTCGCCACCGCCTCGGCGGACGCGACTTTCTTGCGATCATGGCCGCCACGAATTTGAAGCAGCGACTTCGAATGGCGTCAACGTATCGAATTGCTGACGAAGAGAACCTGCTCGTCATCGGAACGTCGAACAGGCTGGAGATCGATCAGGGCTTCTTCGTGAAGCACGGCGACGGCTGCGGCGACGTATTCCCCCTTCGACCCCTCTTGAAAAGCCACGTCTACGACGTTGCAAAGGTGTTGAAGGTTCCGCAGGCCGTGATCGAGCGGGCTCCCACAACCGACACGTTCAGCGCCGAGCAGACGCAAGAAGCGTACTTCTACGGCACATCGATCGAAACAGGCGACCGACTGTGGCTCGGCTGGCATGAGGGCGAGCCCGCCGCAGCGGTTGCCGCGGAGCTCGGCATGAGCGAGAGTGACGTTCAGAAGTTCTTCGACACGTACCGTCGGCGTTCGGAGTATGCCGAGTACCTTACGACGACAATCTGA
- a CDS encoding glycosyltransferase WbsX family protein, protein MSGGLSAINARAIAFYLPQYFPIPENNEWWGPGFTEWTNVARARPLFRGHRQPTLPADLGFYDLRLPETRQAQSDLAREYGVEAFAYWHYWFGGGDRILERPFQEVLSSGRPEVSFCLAWANQSWTGIWHAAADKVLKQQRYLGEDDDRRHFETIVPAFRDERYLRVDDKPVFYVFRPEELPNAAEFVDRWQAMARSAGLPGIYLVAESSDLLGTGARYITGKADGFDASVYMRLPAEVSRVATLKMRAARKLRGGPEVWNYSDSVVAGLPRDEQIQPCVYPNWDNTPRSGRRGLVLSGATPEKFRRNVRDAVRSLAARPPQERLLWVKSWNEWAEGNHLEPDLQHGHDWLRALRAGLAQ, encoded by the coding sequence ATGAGCGGGGGACTAAGCGCGATAAACGCCCGCGCTATCGCGTTCTACTTGCCGCAGTACTTTCCCATCCCAGAAAATAATGAGTGGTGGGGACCAGGATTCACTGAATGGACCAACGTCGCGCGAGCTCGTCCGCTATTCCGCGGGCACCGTCAACCGACTTTGCCAGCCGACCTGGGTTTCTATGATTTGCGCCTGCCAGAGACCAGACAGGCCCAGAGCGACCTTGCGCGAGAATATGGTGTCGAAGCTTTCGCATATTGGCACTACTGGTTCGGTGGGGGCGATCGCATTCTTGAGCGCCCCTTCCAAGAAGTACTCAGCAGCGGGCGCCCCGAGGTCAGCTTCTGTCTCGCGTGGGCAAACCAATCGTGGACAGGAATCTGGCATGCCGCTGCGGATAAGGTGCTCAAACAGCAGCGCTATCTCGGCGAGGATGACGATCGTCGCCACTTCGAAACCATTGTTCCCGCGTTCCGCGATGAGCGATACCTTCGTGTGGACGACAAACCTGTGTTTTACGTCTTCCGTCCCGAAGAGCTCCCGAACGCTGCTGAATTCGTCGACCGGTGGCAAGCGATGGCTCGCTCGGCTGGGCTGCCCGGAATCTACCTCGTCGCCGAATCAAGCGATCTGCTCGGCACTGGAGCGCGTTATATCACGGGGAAAGCGGACGGCTTCGATGCTTCGGTCTACATGCGGTTACCCGCAGAAGTAAGCAGGGTCGCGACTTTGAAGATGCGCGCGGCACGTAAACTTCGCGGTGGCCCTGAGGTATGGAACTATTCGGATTCAGTCGTCGCCGGTTTGCCCAGAGACGAACAGATCCAGCCGTGCGTATACCCGAACTGGGACAATACACCACGGTCCGGACGACGCGGTCTGGTTTTGAGCGGCGCGACGCCCGAAAAGTTCCGGCGGAACGTGCGGGATGCTGTCCGCTCCCTCGCTGCTCGTCCTCCGCAGGAGCGGTTGCTCTGGGTGAAATCTTGGAACGAATGGGCAGAGGGAAACCATTTGGAACCGGATCTGCAGCACGGACACGACTGGTTGCGCGCGTTGAGGGCAGGGCTGGCGCAATGA
- a CDS encoding glycosyltransferase family 2 protein, which translates to MADSSNSAGTLCASTTPLATVVIPLFNGAATIVETLDSVLQQSRNDIEVVVVDDGSADGGVALVREHPVRAQVLAQPHLGVAVARNRGLAAARGRWIAFLDQDDLWHPSHLERACEWLEQHPDERILMTSEIAFSSRDEIEKLSEQDPLVGTWSSELVTNSALPELVEGADLGTGDVTHHDVEAMLRGPISVTTSFVADPQVLRLAGGFAPHALAMDDYWLLVNVARLTPIPRIDQRTVFYRVHVNATSRSTRLGLAFLSSAVALRLGGGLVPTDKALTKATTGPLHEHLLGELLDSPSDREPEARRVTDHLARLLWPPNGRVAQRWRARIGRRVPWLRRGFRRLKAKR; encoded by the coding sequence GTGGCTGACAGCTCGAACTCCGCCGGTACATTGTGCGCGTCTACAACACCGCTGGCGACTGTTGTAATTCCGCTGTTTAACGGTGCCGCAACCATTGTGGAGACATTGGACTCCGTTCTGCAGCAGTCTCGAAATGATATTGAGGTGGTCGTCGTGGACGATGGCTCAGCTGACGGCGGAGTTGCTCTGGTGCGAGAGCACCCGGTTCGGGCGCAGGTGCTCGCACAACCTCACTTAGGAGTTGCCGTCGCCCGCAACCGTGGACTGGCCGCAGCTAGAGGAAGGTGGATCGCCTTCCTCGACCAGGACGACCTCTGGCATCCGAGCCACTTGGAGCGAGCGTGCGAATGGCTGGAACAGCATCCGGACGAGCGCATTCTGATGACCTCAGAGATCGCCTTCAGTAGCCGCGACGAGATCGAGAAGTTGAGTGAACAAGACCCTCTTGTCGGCACATGGTCAAGTGAACTCGTCACGAACTCTGCACTCCCCGAACTCGTAGAAGGAGCCGATCTCGGGACTGGTGACGTGACGCATCATGATGTCGAGGCAATGCTTCGGGGGCCGATCTCTGTCACCACCAGCTTCGTCGCGGATCCGCAGGTCCTTCGTCTGGCTGGCGGCTTCGCTCCGCACGCATTGGCAATGGATGATTACTGGCTCCTCGTCAACGTGGCGAGGCTTACCCCCATTCCGCGGATCGACCAACGCACGGTCTTCTACCGCGTCCACGTGAACGCGACATCGCGCTCAACGAGGTTGGGATTGGCCTTCCTGTCGTCTGCCGTTGCGCTAAGACTCGGAGGCGGCCTTGTGCCCACTGATAAGGCGTTGACGAAGGCTACGACCGGGCCGTTGCATGAGCATCTGCTTGGCGAGCTATTGGATTCACCATCGGATCGCGAGCCGGAAGCGCGGCGCGTGACGGACCACCTTGCGCGATTGCTGTGGCCGCCGAACGGGAGAGTTGCCCAGAGGTGGCGTGCCCGGATCGGTCGTAGGGTGCCATGGTTGCGCCGAGGATTCCGTCGGCTCAAGGCGAAGCGATGA
- the asnB gene encoding asparagine synthase (glutamine-hydrolyzing) yields MCGIAGVIDVDGVTLKPDPADLLPRMLRAIEHRGPDSSTWRQSGAATLGTVRLAMVDKPTSLQPMPDREGRYLLCFNGEIYNFRELRAELEASGAVFATSGDTEVLLYALVEWGVDALPRLRGQFALAFWDSVLRTLLLARDRFGIVPLFWTHPSGSRLGFASQVSALAEAGYDIRLSLNDVVDAGVLWGVHPGHSCFAGVRSVPPGGYVQLGGGDVQEGLYWEFAFAEERNVAPLAEQAAELARRLRTAVARRVPAYGDPAVLLSGGLDSSAVLAILRRMEPASTINSFSIRFASSVLDEEPFQQLASSAFATVHDGVCCDDESVAAALAEVVERAESPLVRTAPAASVRLAAHIKGKGIRAVLSGEGADELLCGYDLFKVARIRSRWATNPDAADQLTELENVMAQQKQLGRAIERAFYEQGVDDPDDPIFSHLNRWAASHRITQYLLPQLRELFPLERILDGVRERLPKASLSWSSVERAQLLEVRYFLAHSLLANQCDRPYMAHSIEARYPFLDEDVVDFALTLPERSKLEGTNEKRVLKEAMADDVPEAITGRVKQPYTAPEGDIFRSQAGDELLTVYASPRALRSVGIFDEKRVAWLIAKLKRGRTSFHDDLALLWVVSTQILGTRYGVADSVSPAAASQMIGVPRG; encoded by the coding sequence ATGTGCGGTATCGCTGGCGTCATCGACGTCGATGGGGTGACACTGAAGCCAGATCCGGCTGACTTACTGCCGCGAATGCTAAGGGCCATTGAACACCGTGGGCCCGATTCAAGTACATGGCGCCAATCGGGCGCGGCAACTCTCGGGACCGTTCGTCTTGCGATGGTGGACAAGCCCACCTCGCTCCAGCCTATGCCGGATCGCGAGGGCCGCTACCTCCTCTGCTTCAACGGAGAGATCTACAACTTTCGGGAGCTACGTGCCGAGCTCGAAGCATCGGGCGCCGTGTTCGCTACCTCCGGAGATACCGAGGTGCTTCTGTATGCTTTGGTCGAGTGGGGCGTCGATGCGCTACCGCGTCTCCGCGGACAGTTCGCGTTGGCATTCTGGGACTCGGTTTTGCGGACGCTCCTTCTAGCAAGAGATCGGTTCGGCATCGTCCCCTTGTTCTGGACACACCCATCTGGCTCGAGGCTTGGGTTTGCGTCACAAGTGAGTGCGCTTGCGGAAGCGGGGTATGACATTCGGCTTTCGCTGAACGATGTGGTGGATGCTGGTGTTTTGTGGGGAGTTCACCCCGGGCATTCGTGCTTCGCTGGAGTCCGCTCGGTCCCACCCGGCGGATACGTGCAGCTTGGCGGGGGAGACGTTCAGGAAGGGCTGTACTGGGAGTTCGCGTTTGCGGAAGAGCGGAACGTCGCGCCGTTAGCAGAACAGGCAGCAGAGCTCGCGCGCCGACTTCGTACCGCCGTAGCCCGCCGCGTGCCCGCCTATGGCGACCCGGCCGTCCTCTTGTCGGGAGGCCTGGACTCAAGCGCCGTGCTCGCCATACTCCGGCGAATGGAACCAGCATCCACTATCAATTCCTTTTCGATTCGGTTCGCCTCGAGCGTGCTCGATGAAGAACCCTTTCAACAACTCGCTTCGTCTGCGTTCGCGACAGTGCATGACGGTGTGTGCTGCGACGATGAGTCTGTGGCAGCGGCTCTCGCCGAAGTCGTGGAGCGCGCCGAGTCGCCACTCGTGAGAACCGCCCCAGCCGCATCCGTTCGGTTAGCCGCACATATTAAAGGGAAGGGCATACGCGCTGTCCTGAGTGGGGAAGGTGCAGATGAACTGCTGTGCGGGTACGACTTGTTCAAAGTCGCGCGCATCCGCTCGCGTTGGGCGACTAACCCCGACGCGGCCGACCAGCTCACCGAGCTTGAAAATGTGATGGCTCAGCAGAAGCAGCTCGGCCGAGCCATCGAGCGAGCGTTCTACGAGCAGGGCGTCGATGACCCGGACGACCCGATCTTTTCTCACCTCAACCGCTGGGCGGCATCACATCGGATAACGCAATATCTCCTTCCGCAGCTTCGAGAGCTGTTCCCGCTCGAGCGAATCCTTGACGGTGTTCGGGAGCGCCTGCCGAAAGCATCGCTGTCGTGGTCATCTGTCGAACGAGCGCAGCTTCTCGAAGTGCGATATTTTCTCGCGCACTCGCTGTTGGCCAACCAGTGCGACAGACCGTACATGGCACACAGTATCGAGGCCAGATATCCGTTCCTTGACGAAGACGTCGTCGACTTCGCCCTCACGCTTCCCGAGAGGTCGAAGCTTGAGGGCACGAACGAGAAGCGTGTGCTCAAAGAAGCCATGGCTGACGACGTTCCCGAAGCGATCACCGGGCGGGTCAAGCAGCCATACACCGCACCCGAGGGTGACATCTTCCGTTCCCAGGCCGGCGACGAACTCCTGACTGTCTATGCATCGCCGAGGGCCCTGCGGTCGGTGGGGATCTTCGATGAGAAACGCGTCGCCTGGCTCATCGCAAAGCTCAAGCGAGGGCGCACCAGCTTTCACGACGATCTCGCGCTGCTGTGGGTCGTTTCGACTCAAATTCTCGGCACGCGGTACGGGGTCGCCGACTCCGTATCGCCTGCTGCCGCTTCACAGATGATCGGAGTACCACGTGGCTGA
- a CDS encoding class I adenylate-forming enzyme family protein, which translates to MNTLISEITSTPPEEMLLDDLLVRTLVGSGHAGSAAAIIGDDGVTTRDQLFGVAGRLAHHFIENVTPDERVGLVDSRDANALIVVIASLMSGRSLAMLGVGEFTEDARELALRARCRLVVHGTEITRLGSAGFAGLESSPLTGICDSDPDEAMVLFTSGTTGQPKGVRLSRANVLANLTAMLRTALPWQSEDRLGQVLTTTHSFGLSMSLMALARSVPIVFLPDGPPSRSLAEGMGRHHVSIFACVPYFLRLMSRRGMDLGTSTAPDLRHLFLAGGGLVDEEIDQLLPGFDGALYLMYGFTETTARAAVRRYGDGAPSGSVGLPLPGTHIDIVDSKGSVLSVGEEGLIRATGPSLMIGYLGAPVRERGEHFTTSDLGHLDHAGNLMVTGREVEMMNFRGNRVSVVRLEAQAMRFDGVLDARAIPDSRAEDAQCLLRLILSASADESAVRRAVRTALEPRGIIRSVEVVHSLPKTRSGKAIRLTPADAPAGV; encoded by the coding sequence ATGAACACGCTCATATCAGAAATCACCTCGACTCCCCCGGAGGAGATGCTGCTCGATGATCTGCTGGTGCGCACGCTCGTCGGAAGCGGCCACGCCGGTTCTGCGGCGGCGATCATCGGCGATGACGGCGTCACAACCCGAGATCAGCTGTTCGGCGTGGCAGGACGGCTTGCGCACCACTTCATAGAGAACGTCACGCCTGATGAGCGCGTGGGCTTGGTCGATTCACGAGATGCCAATGCTCTTATCGTCGTAATCGCCAGCCTCATGAGTGGCCGCTCTCTCGCCATGTTGGGGGTCGGCGAGTTCACAGAGGACGCACGTGAGCTTGCTCTGCGGGCGCGATGCCGCCTCGTCGTCCACGGGACAGAGATCACACGGCTCGGCTCGGCTGGCTTCGCCGGCCTCGAGAGCAGCCCCCTCACCGGCATTTGCGATTCAGATCCCGATGAAGCGATGGTCCTCTTCACGTCCGGAACCACCGGGCAGCCGAAGGGCGTTCGGCTGTCGAGAGCCAATGTTCTCGCAAATCTGACAGCGATGCTTCGTACCGCCCTCCCGTGGCAGTCCGAAGATCGTCTTGGGCAGGTTCTCACGACGACACACTCATTCGGGTTATCGATGTCGCTCATGGCCCTTGCTCGAAGCGTCCCGATCGTGTTCCTCCCCGATGGGCCGCCATCGCGCAGCCTCGCTGAAGGAATGGGTCGCCACCACGTCTCCATCTTCGCCTGCGTCCCTTACTTTTTGAGACTCATGTCTCGTCGGGGCATGGATCTGGGAACGAGCACCGCTCCTGATCTTCGCCATTTGTTCCTTGCCGGCGGAGGGCTAGTGGATGAGGAAATCGACCAGCTGCTCCCGGGGTTCGACGGGGCGCTCTACCTGATGTACGGCTTCACGGAGACCACCGCACGCGCTGCTGTGCGGCGATACGGAGACGGCGCACCGTCCGGGTCTGTCGGCCTTCCTCTGCCGGGCACGCATATCGACATCGTCGACAGTAAGGGCTCCGTGTTGTCCGTCGGAGAAGAGGGACTCATCCGAGCAACGGGTCCCAGCCTGATGATCGGCTACCTTGGCGCTCCCGTCCGAGAGCGCGGCGAGCATTTCACCACAAGTGACTTGGGCCACCTCGACCATGCGGGGAACCTCATGGTGACGGGCCGCGAGGTCGAGATGATGAACTTCCGCGGAAACCGCGTATCTGTCGTACGCCTTGAGGCACAAGCCATGAGATTCGATGGCGTTCTCGACGCGCGCGCAATTCCTGATTCCCGTGCCGAGGACGCCCAGTGCCTCCTTCGGCTGATACTTAGTGCATCTGCCGATGAATCCGCCGTGCGCCGTGCCGTGCGCACAGCGCTTGAGCCTCGCGGCATCATTCGCTCGGTTGAGGTTGTGCATTCTCTACCGAAAACGCGTTCTGGAAAGGCCATCCGGCTCACCCCGGCAGACGCCCCCGCCGGCGTGTAG
- a CDS encoding ABC transporter permease codes for MPQPWEWSSPTSSTWWRHEPDAHSSPRRFNLPPWREFWEAREVLYRFGIRDIVLRYRQTAVGVAWVVLQPLAAAGIFSIVFGQVAGLSSGDVPYFVFSFAGMLAWNVFNGVVSRASSSLVANQTLVSKVFFPRLLVPLSSAISVVLDFLVAFVMLIVLLIVFGVTPGWAVLLTPVWLVITLLLGCGVGVAASAITVKYRDVTYVLPWVLQILLYATPIAYSLSEVPSNLLWAFELNPLTWLMEAVRWSLLGQEMPPLWQLIGLPLGAALVFFGGVLLFQRHERAFADFI; via the coding sequence ATGCCACAACCCTGGGAGTGGTCCTCGCCGACTTCGAGTACGTGGTGGCGACATGAGCCGGACGCTCATTCGTCCCCGCGACGATTCAATCTGCCGCCCTGGCGTGAATTTTGGGAAGCACGCGAAGTGCTCTATCGATTCGGGATCCGAGACATCGTTCTGCGCTACCGGCAGACTGCGGTCGGGGTGGCGTGGGTGGTACTGCAGCCTCTCGCCGCAGCCGGCATTTTTTCCATTGTCTTCGGCCAGGTTGCGGGACTCTCTTCTGGCGACGTGCCATACTTCGTCTTCAGCTTCGCCGGCATGTTGGCATGGAACGTCTTCAACGGTGTTGTCAGCCGAGCTTCTTCGTCACTTGTCGCCAATCAGACTTTGGTTTCGAAGGTGTTCTTTCCACGGCTTCTCGTGCCCCTTTCGAGCGCGATTTCGGTCGTTCTCGATTTTCTGGTCGCTTTCGTCATGCTGATCGTGCTTCTTATTGTCTTCGGCGTCACTCCTGGCTGGGCTGTCCTCCTGACACCCGTCTGGCTCGTGATAACCCTGCTACTCGGCTGCGGAGTCGGCGTGGCGGCCTCGGCTATAACTGTCAAATATAGGGACGTTACCTACGTGCTCCCATGGGTGCTACAAATCCTCCTCTATGCAACACCAATCGCTTACTCTCTCTCTGAGGTGCCGTCGAACTTGCTCTGGGCGTTCGAGCTCAATCCCTTGACGTGGCTCATGGAGGCGGTGCGGTGGTCCCTGCTGGGACAGGAAATGCCTCCTCTGTGGCAATTGATTGGGTTACCGCTTGGCGCGGCTCTCGTGTTCTTTGGCGGCGTCCTCTTGTTCCAGCGTCATGAGAGAGCGTTTGCCGACTTCATCTGA
- a CDS encoding glycosyltransferase family 4 protein: MTSRFDAAPAGPLRIAMISYYLPSESKIGVGYQVHELANELARRGHHVDVFSPCRPSPGSVYHHVHIPLTGRLRTFRFAMIMRRQDLSSYDVLHAHGEDYWMWRRRVPMHVRTLHGSCFEEAIHIRGLWQKLRMVMLGLSEVLASIVADRTVLISPQTRRWTPWVRTVIPNGVSISRFASDGNEQAGRPTVLFVGTWKQRKRGAELARIFAEQVKVEVPESQLRMVTQDAPEHLPEGIVVLGRLSDDELAAEYRRAWVFCLPSLYEGFGIPYAEAMAAGIPVVASPNIGARFVTAEGRFGELSSMADLGATLVDLLKSDDRRAELARASRIRAQEFDLVGVVDRYERVYRGEL; encoded by the coding sequence ATGACATCTAGGTTCGACGCGGCTCCGGCTGGCCCGCTGCGCATCGCGATGATCTCCTATTACTTGCCTAGTGAGAGCAAGATCGGCGTGGGGTATCAGGTACACGAGCTTGCGAACGAATTAGCCCGCAGAGGGCATCACGTCGATGTTTTTAGTCCCTGCAGGCCCAGCCCTGGGTCCGTCTACCATCATGTCCATATTCCCCTGACAGGACGGCTGCGTACATTCCGCTTCGCCATGATCATGAGGAGACAGGACCTCTCATCGTACGATGTGCTTCACGCGCATGGTGAAGATTATTGGATGTGGCGGCGTCGAGTTCCGATGCATGTAAGAACGCTCCACGGATCGTGCTTTGAAGAGGCGATACACATTCGTGGTCTCTGGCAGAAGCTGCGGATGGTCATGCTTGGCCTGTCAGAGGTGCTCGCGAGCATCGTGGCCGATCGAACAGTTCTCATTTCACCACAAACGCGACGCTGGACGCCGTGGGTGCGCACGGTCATTCCCAATGGAGTGTCAATCAGCCGCTTCGCATCGGACGGGAACGAGCAAGCTGGTAGACCGACCGTGCTCTTCGTCGGAACCTGGAAACAACGCAAACGGGGAGCCGAGCTAGCTCGCATATTCGCAGAACAGGTAAAGGTAGAAGTCCCAGAATCGCAATTGCGAATGGTGACTCAGGACGCCCCAGAGCATCTGCCCGAGGGAATCGTCGTTTTGGGACGGCTGTCTGATGACGAACTAGCCGCAGAGTACCGTCGCGCATGGGTGTTCTGTCTTCCTTCTCTCTATGAGGGGTTCGGGATTCCATACGCGGAGGCAATGGCAGCGGGAATACCAGTTGTCGCTAGCCCGAACATTGGCGCACGCTTCGTCACGGCAGAGGGCCGGTTCGGAGAGTTGTCCTCCATGGCGGACCTTGGCGCCACCCTTGTCGATCTTCTCAAGAGCGACGACCGTCGCGCGGAACTCGCGCGAGCGTCCCGGATCCGAGCTCAGGAATTCGACTTGGTGGGCGTTGTCGACCGATACGAGCGTGTCTACCGAGGGGAACTCTGA
- a CDS encoding glycosyltransferase family 2 protein, whose amino-acid sequence MNDNCHVVVILNWYGRDDTVACVESVLYGSPDVTVLVVDNGSFDGALGEVSDLERVQTLQLPHNLGFAGGMNRGLAFALEAGATMVTILNNDTLIPPGAMRVLHRHAESGAAVSPTVMYRDDPTRVWFGGGAIDMPDGYPHHIAPQELQGCVDGVRETSVLAGCCITATSDTWRRVGLFDERFFLNFEDSEWSLRARAAGVRLGVACDARIFHAVSASFRGAASTLGTYYFLRNGLLFTRIAGAGTTARMRFIRRFSPLRRRQLGVRDVIRGGIVAGFAIGSYLLGRFGEAPPFLQRRAREWAVESSGDLALER is encoded by the coding sequence ATGAACGACAACTGTCACGTTGTCGTGATCCTTAACTGGTACGGGCGAGACGACACCGTTGCTTGTGTTGAATCGGTACTCTATGGATCACCTGATGTCACGGTGCTTGTCGTTGACAACGGCTCCTTCGATGGTGCACTAGGGGAAGTTTCTGATCTGGAACGGGTGCAGACTCTTCAGCTCCCGCACAATCTCGGATTCGCCGGGGGTATGAACCGCGGGTTGGCGTTCGCTCTGGAAGCGGGAGCGACAATGGTGACGATCCTTAACAACGACACGCTCATTCCCCCCGGAGCTATGCGCGTGCTTCATAGGCATGCCGAGAGCGGGGCTGCAGTAAGCCCGACCGTGATGTACAGGGATGATCCCACTCGAGTGTGGTTCGGTGGTGGCGCGATCGATATGCCAGATGGTTATCCGCATCACATTGCGCCACAGGAACTCCAGGGGTGCGTAGACGGGGTGCGAGAGACGAGTGTGCTTGCGGGATGCTGCATAACCGCGACGTCGGACACATGGAGGCGCGTCGGTCTGTTCGACGAGAGATTCTTCCTCAATTTTGAGGATTCTGAGTGGAGCCTCCGTGCGCGGGCCGCCGGGGTGCGGCTCGGCGTCGCGTGCGACGCGCGCATCTTCCATGCGGTCTCAGCCTCATTTCGGGGTGCCGCGTCCACCCTCGGCACGTATTACTTTCTTCGCAACGGTCTCCTCTTCACGCGCATCGCTGGAGCGGGAACTACTGCGCGGATGCGATTTATCCGGAGATTCTCGCCGCTGCGTCGAAGACAACTAGGCGTGCGAGACGTGATCAGAGGTGGGATCGTCGCCGGGTTCGCGATCGGTTCCTACCTTCTCGGCCGCTTCGGGGAAGCACCTCCCTTCCTCCAACGACGAGCACGGGAGTGGGCAGTCGAGAGTAGCGGCGATCTCGCATTGGAGAGGTGA
- a CDS encoding ABC transporter ATP-binding protein: protein MERARNPFRRTHFTDFLAIDDVSFDLPWGEAVGIVGRNGAGKSTLLKLLTRVSAPSAGLIDLGGRVGSLLEVGTGFHPELTGRENVYLNGSLLGMKRREIKRRFDEIVEFAGVSKFLETPVKRYSSGMYVRLAFSVAAHLESEILAIDEVLAVGDAEFQEKSQAKMREAAKNGRTVLYVSHQAQTVTSLCTSAMFLQNGQLRYFGTVEGALERYRDTFENYRVQQSDAARRPGTGQLRLLRAAATEQTQDPADDKVIEFEVGRSSEVVGKYFVSCQLRDANGNIIVQCDSRLTGTWFDPSEEQKGTLRIKSLWLKPGRYTVDVFVCQAGIFDAWEGADAIDVLPSSPYSHWSSDDATTLGVVLADFEYVVAT, encoded by the coding sequence ATGGAGCGCGCACGCAACCCATTCCGCCGCACCCATTTCACGGATTTCTTGGCGATCGACGATGTCTCCTTCGACCTCCCGTGGGGCGAAGCGGTTGGAATTGTAGGGCGCAACGGGGCGGGGAAGAGCACGTTGCTCAAACTTCTCACTCGAGTCTCCGCGCCGTCGGCAGGTTTGATAGATCTCGGAGGCAGAGTTGGGAGCCTCCTCGAAGTCGGCACGGGGTTCCACCCGGAATTGACTGGGCGCGAGAACGTCTACCTCAATGGCTCTCTTCTCGGGATGAAACGACGAGAAATCAAACGCCGCTTTGATGAGATCGTCGAGTTCGCGGGCGTTAGCAAGTTTCTAGAAACTCCAGTGAAGCGATACTCCTCCGGGATGTACGTGCGACTCGCGTTCTCCGTGGCTGCACATTTAGAGAGCGAAATCCTCGCCATCGATGAGGTATTGGCGGTCGGAGATGCTGAGTTCCAGGAGAAATCTCAGGCCAAGATGCGAGAAGCGGCGAAGAACGGCAGAACCGTTCTCTATGTGAGCCACCAAGCACAGACGGTGACATCGCTCTGTACCTCCGCGATGTTCCTTCAAAACGGACAGCTTCGCTACTTCGGCACGGTGGAAGGCGCGCTTGAACGATATCGCGACACTTTTGAGAATTATCGCGTGCAGCAGAGTGACGCCGCACGGCGACCAGGCACCGGGCAGTTGAGGCTTCTTCGGGCCGCAGCCACTGAGCAGACGCAGGATCCAGCGGACGACAAGGTGATCGAGTTCGAGGTGGGCAGAAGTTCCGAAGTTGTCGGCAAATACTTCGTGTCGTGTCAACTCAGGGACGCGAACGGCAACATCATAGTCCAGTGCGACTCCCGACTGACTGGGACGTGGTTCGACCCGTCAGAGGAGCAGAAAGGCACGTTGCGAATCAAATCACTCTGGTTGAAACCCGGCCGCTACACGGTGGACGTGTTCGTCTGTCAAGCAGGGATATTTGACGCGTGGGAAGGCGCGGACGCCATTGACGTTCTCCCTTCCTCGCCATACTCACATTGGTCTTCCGACGATGCCACAACCCTGGGAGTGGTCCTCGCCGACTTCGAGTACGTGGTGGCGACATGA